The sequence ACGGACGCGAATGCATCCTCCCTTGCTTCAGTGCTGGAGACGGCACTGTCCGCGTCCTCCACCGGCAACGACGGCTCAACGCCGGGCGGCGTTGACGTCAGCACGGACGGAATGCTCAGCGGCGCGGTCGGCATCGACGCCACCAACTACGGAACGGGTTCGCTGAGCATCGACGCCCTCGGCGCAGTCGAAGGCACGAACGGAAACGCGATCACCGCGCTCAACAGAAATGCGAATGGCGGGGGGCTCTCGATCGTCACCACAGAGACGGTAGTGGCCAAGCGCACCGGCATCAGCGCCACCAATTACGGAACCGGCCTGCTGAGCATCGACACAAGCGCCGGCGTCACCGGCGAGACCGGCATCGAAGCCGTGAATCGCGGCGCCGGTTCACTCGCGGTGGACGCGCACGGACCGGTCACGGGCACGCTGTACAACGGCATTTCGGCGACGAATTTCGGCACTGACCTTTCGATCACTACAGAGGATGCCATCTCGGGCGCCATCACAGGCATCAAGGCCAGCAATTTCGGTCTTGGATCGACGACGATCGAGACCGGCGGAACGGTCGACGGACAAAGCGCTCACGGGATCGAGGCCATCAACGAGAACGCAAACTCGGACAGCCTGACCGTCATTGCCAAAGGCGCCGTGACCGCGAGCCAGACAGGCATCAGCGCCACAAATCACGGCAAGGGCCTGCTCACCGTGCAAACGATGAGCTCCGTCAGCGGTGAGACCGGCATCGATGCTGCCAGCGAAGGTGCAGGTTCCCTGTCGATCGACGCAGGCGGAACGGTCACCGGCACCAGTTCCAACGGCATCGCCGCCAAGACCTACGGCACCGATCTTTCGGTCACGACCACGGATACGGTTACTGGCGCGCGCGCAGGCATCGCCGCGACGAACTACGGGACCGGTACCTTGACGATCGACACGCAGGGCGACGTCAGCGGGACCAGCGGTTCTGGCATTCAGGCGTCGAACACGGCCGGCACGGATCTTTCGGTTCTGACCGCCGCGGGAACCACCGTGAGCGGACAAACCGGACTCTCCGCGGACAACGGAGGCAGCGGCACGCTGAACCTTGATATCGCCGGCAACATCGAGGGCACCGCCGCAGAGGGCATTTCCGCCATGAACAGCGGGACAACGTCGATGATCGCGACGCAAACCGGATCGAGCGTCCGCGGCGCCACCACGGGCCTGCGGACCGTTCACGAAGGGGCAGGCGCGTTGACCTTGGATATCGCGGGCGCCGTGGAGGGGTTAGGCGGCGAAGGTCTCTACGCCACCAGCAGCGGCTCGGAGGCGATCACCCTGAACACGACGGGAAATATCTCCGGGACGACGGACGGCGTCTATCTGGGCCATGGCGGCGGCGGCGCGATCAATGTCGACATCGGCAGCGGCAGCACCGTGTCGAGCGTCGGCACGAATGCCGACGACTTCGCGATCGAGACCTCGGGGGGCCGGACGAACCTTGTCGTCAGCGGCACGCTGAGCGGCGGTGCCGGCGGCGCGGCGAAGTTCGATCGAAGCGAGACCAACGCGTTCAACGACCGGATGGAGCTGCATCCGACCGCGGCCGTCACCGGCAAGGTCCTCGCGGGTCCGGGCATAGACACCTTGGCCTTCGCAGGCGGGGGGCACGGCACATTCGATCTCGACGACATCGACACCGGCGACCGGACGAAGCAGTTCCAGGAATTCGAGATTTATCAGATCGACAGCGGCACGTGGAGTTTCGACGGCACCACGCCATACACCTTCACGCTCAACGGCGGTACGCTGAAGGGCACCGGCACGTTCGGTGAGCTGATTTCGAACGGCGGCACGATCTCGCTCGGCAACTCGATCGGGAGCATGACGATAAACGGCGACTTGACCCTGCGCAGCGGCTCCGTGTTCGAAGTCGAAGTCAACGCGGATGGTCGAAACGACACGGCCATCGTCAACGGCTCCGTAAACCTCACGGGCGCGACATTGCGCGTTCTGGCCCAGAAGGGCAGCTACAAGACGCGCACCAACTACACGATCATCGAGAATGACGGGTCCGACGCCGTCAACGGCAAGTTCGCACGGCTCGAAACCAACTACGCGTTCCTGACACCAAGCGTCGTCTATGACGGCGGCGACGGCAACGACGTGGTGCTGACCCTCCTGCGGACGGTCGTACCGACCACGGGAAGCGGCAGTGGCGCTGGCGGAAGCGGCACGGGCGGCGTCAGCTATCTCAGCTTTTGCTCGGTCGCCGAGACCAAGAACCAATGCAATGTGGCGGAGGCGCTCGATGCGTTTCCGGCCGACAATGCGCTCTTCTACTCGGTCCTGACTCAGACGGAGGAGGGCGCGCGCGAAGCCTTCAATGCGCTGTCGGGTGAGATCCACGCGACGGTCGCAGGCACGCTGGTGGACGACAGCCGCTATGCGCGCGACGCCGTCATGGGCCGCCTTATGCAGGCGAACCACCGCGGCGGGGCACTCGGCTCCAGCGGGCCGCTCGTCGCCAGTTACGGCAACCAAGACATGATGCTCGGCGGGACGGGCTACTACGACGGCAAGACGCTTGTCGATCAGCCGCAGCCGCTGGCCTTCTGGACCCAAGGCTTCGGCGCCTGGGGCGACTTCGGCGGCAACAAGAACGCAGCCTCCGCCGATCGCAATCTCGGCGGCTTCATCTCCGGTATGGATGCGAACATCGATGACACCTGGCGCGTCGGTGTGGCGACGGGTGCGTCCTTCTCCGATGTGAGCGTCGACCAGCGTTACAGCACCGCGAACGTGCAGAGCTACTATCTTGGCGGCTATGCCGGCGGCATGGCCGGTGACTTCGCGCTGCGCGGCGGCGGCCTGTGGGCCTGGAGCGAAGTCGAGACATCGCGCGCCGTTGTCTTCCCGGGCTTCTACGAACGTCAGAATGCAAGTTACGACGCGGACACGGGCCAGCTCTTCGGCGAGGTTGCCTACCCGACGCAAATGAACGGCGTCGATCTCGAGCCCTTTGCAGGTCTCGCCTATGTGTCCGTCGAGAGTGGCGGCTTCACCGAGAAGGGCGGGGCGGAAGCGTCCTTGCACGGCACGAATTTCTCTCAAGACGTGGGCTACACGACGCTGGGTATTCGCGCCGCGAAGACCGTGATGTGGGGCGATATGGAAGTGACCCCGCATACGGAAGTGGCTTGGCTCCATGCCTTCAACGACGTTACGCCGGGCGCGTCGCTCGCTTTTG comes from Methyloceanibacter stevinii and encodes:
- a CDS encoding autotransporter domain-containing protein, which gives rise to MSKLSARVPVLLSLLVAAVAGGSQHAYADCTGTAPNFECSGGSAEQAIDADNATVVTLPGFSVSATDQSALSISGKGQISYTDANASSLASVLETALSASSTGNDGSTPGGVDVSTDGMLSGAVGIDATNYGTGSLSIDALGAVEGTNGNAITALNRNANGGGLSIVTTETVVAKRTGISATNYGTGLLSIDTSAGVTGETGIEAVNRGAGSLAVDAHGPVTGTLYNGISATNFGTDLSITTEDAISGAITGIKASNFGLGSTTIETGGTVDGQSAHGIEAINENANSDSLTVIAKGAVTASQTGISATNHGKGLLTVQTMSSVSGETGIDAASEGAGSLSIDAGGTVTGTSSNGIAAKTYGTDLSVTTTDTVTGARAGIAATNYGTGTLTIDTQGDVSGTSGSGIQASNTAGTDLSVLTAAGTTVSGQTGLSADNGGSGTLNLDIAGNIEGTAAEGISAMNSGTTSMIATQTGSSVRGATTGLRTVHEGAGALTLDIAGAVEGLGGEGLYATSSGSEAITLNTTGNISGTTDGVYLGHGGGGAINVDIGSGSTVSSVGTNADDFAIETSGGRTNLVVSGTLSGGAGGAAKFDRSETNAFNDRMELHPTAAVTGKVLAGPGIDTLAFAGGGHGTFDLDDIDTGDRTKQFQEFEIYQIDSGTWSFDGTTPYTFTLNGGTLKGTGTFGELISNGGTISLGNSIGSMTINGDLTLRSGSVFEVEVNADGRNDTAIVNGSVNLTGATLRVLAQKGSYKTRTNYTIIENDGSDAVNGKFARLETNYAFLTPSVVYDGGDGNDVVLTLLRTVVPTTGSGSGAGGSGTGGVSYLSFCSVAETKNQCNVAEALDAFPADNALFYSVLTQTEEGAREAFNALSGEIHATVAGTLVDDSRYARDAVMGRLMQANHRGGALGSSGPLVASYGNQDMMLGGTGYYDGKTLVDQPQPLAFWTQGFGAWGDFGGNKNAASADRNLGGFISGMDANIDDTWRVGVATGASFSDVSVDQRYSTANVQSYYLGGYAGGMAGDFALRGGGLWAWSEVETSRAVVFPGFYERQNASYDADTGQLFGEVAYPTQMNGVDLEPFAGLAYVSVESGGFTEKGGAEASLHGTNFSQDVGYTTLGIRAAKTVMWGDMEVTPHTEVAWLHAFNDVTPGASLAFATTGTGFDVSGVPLAENSALLDAGLDFAISDQLSAGVSYSGQYADNVSDNAVKGRLTWLFN